The Acaryochloris sp. CCMEE 5410 genome includes the window GCCGTTAACGTAATGACTCAGATTGAGCCCTAATACCGTCATATTTAAGCAATCGTCACCAGCCAGCATTTGTAGTACATTTAAAGGCACAATTTCCTCCCCAACAGACTGGACCAAATCGTATTGAAATTGATCATGTCCTGCTGGAACTGGGGTATGGGTAGTGAAGACACATTGGCTTCTGATACTGTTATAGTCCCACTCTGACGTTTGTCCCTTATGCTGTTTGCTTAAGAGTTCTAAAACCAGCAAACTGGCATGTCCCTCGTTCATATGGAATCGCTCAATGCCTTGATAACCAAGAGTCTCAAGCATTCTAATCCCACCGATTCCTAGAAGGGTTTCCTGGGCGAATCGATATGTTTCATCACCGCCGTATAGAGTGTCAGTCAGTGTACGGTCGAACTCTGCATTTTCTTCAACCCTAGTGTCCAAGAAGATAAGGGGGACAGTATAGCCACTGAGGCCGACGATATCATATTGCCAAGCTCGAACTCGAACTAATCGTTGCTCGATCGTGACTGTGATACTTTCAGTTAAGAGGCGTAAAAAACGCTCTGGCTCCCATTGCACAGGCTTTTCCTCCTGAGCCCCCCAGTCATCTAATACCTGTTCAAAATAGCCCTGGTGATAAAGTAAACTCACACCAACAATAGGGACTTGCAAATCGGCACAGGATTTTAGAGTATCCCCAGCAAGAACACCTAAACCACCGCTATAACTAGGGATAGCAGAACCCACTGCTACTTCCATTGAGAAATAGGCAATTTTCCGATTCTCCCTATTGCCTTCATCGCTGCTCGTCACCAGTGCCGTAGTGTAGATCTCTGGATGCTCAAAAAACTTGTAGCGACAAAATTCTGAGCAGAAGTGGATTTCCTGTTCCTGGTAGAACGCACTTAGTGCTCTGTCCGCCTGTAGAGACATTCCACACACTGGGTCTTTTAAAGTACTATTCATAATTTTCTCCCTTTTGGCTTTTCTCGCCCACAGCTATATATGCAAAGCCCATCAATAGCTCAGTGAAGATAGACTTTGGCAGATATTGTTGGATCGGTTCCCAGGGGTGGCGATCTGTCACCTTCAAATTTGCACCAAAGGGTCGAAGAAAGGGGTAAGACAACAATGGAGCCGACAATGACAACCAATTTTTTGGCTTTTTGAAATCTAAAATGCACCACCTTTTTCCGGGAGAGAGTGCTTGACAACCATTTTGAATCACATGATCAAATTCAGGAACGAGGGTGATTGCCCATGTCGAGAGAATCCCATCAACTCCTTTAGGGAATGAATACTCTGCTGCATTAGCTTGAACAAGCTCTACATTGTTCCAGTGATTTTCTTCTACTCGTTGGTGAGCTTGGGCCAGCATTTCGGCTGTTAGATCAACACCAATAATTTTGCCTTCAGAGCCAATCGCTTTTTCCAACAGAGGGAAGTTTAGACCTGTGCCACAGCATAGATCGATCACAGTATCACCAGGTTGAAGCTGCATGGACGAGATCGCTTGCTTTCGATAGTTAAAGTAGCCGAAGGGGCTTAAAATCAGGCCCAGAAGTCTTTCCCCAAGAAAGTCATAACTTTTAGCTAATCTTTGATAGGTCTTGGCAATATTGTCCTGCTCTGATATTTTCTGTTGATGGTGTGGGGAATAAGTCATTTATATTTCCTCTATAGTGACTCTAAATTCTTAATAATTTAGAGTATTCATAAATCATGAAAAGCTCATCACTGTAGCGAAGATTATCCAATCATATCGGCAACTTTCATTGCAGAAGTTATGGCACCTTCATGTAAACCATCCCCAAGATAAGCTCCTACATAGTAGGTACTATTTTCCCCATTAGTGGCAGCGATTTCATCTCGATATCGGAATGACTCTGTTGTATACAATGGGGTGTGATGTTTCTGGATATGAACAATCTTATCTTTGGCAATAATTTCTTCTAACTGAAATGATAAGAAATAATGCTCTGCTGATGCAGGGAGACCACAAAGTTGATTCAGGCAGCCGTTATATCCCCATCGGGTATCTGTCTGAAAGAAATCAAATTCTGAAGGTTGACGGATGCCGTACTTGTCATACATTGAAGTATCTGTATGAACTGTAGTGGTTACAAAATTGGCTTGCCAAGCTGAAAATCGTCTAAGCTCAGCATCAGTTGGATCTGAGAGCAGCGACATTACTTGGTCAGGTGGTGTGGCAAATACAACTTTATCAAATTCCTGAATTTCACCCTGGGATTGCTCAATACTGATAATATCTGGATTTCTGGAAATATTAGCAATTTGAACATCGAGCAAAACCTCGCCTTTAAACCGTTTTAGAATCTTTTCAATGTAGGTATATACGCCTCCTTCAACCCTCAGCCAGTTGACTGCGAGGTAATCGCGTAACATAGGAATTGCTAATTCTGCAGGGAAGTCATTGATGAGTTTAAAGGGAATCGAGTAGCTATACATCGTCAACAACTTGAGCCAGAGGTTGCTGGTACTATCGTCTTTCAGGTAGCGAGATAGTGACTGATCGTAGAAATCATCCATGTCAGTAAATCGAGTTTTCAACCATAATCCAGCTGAACGAACATGGAGACTATTAAATCGAAGATATTCAATTAGACGTTGGATGCCTTTGAAGTTTTTCTCAATCGCAACATCTGACAAAAAGTTACTGCTATCTTTGAGAAACAACTCTGAACCAACATTTACAGGTACCAATTCCACTTCTAGTTCTTGCATGAGAGCGACGAAGTTATGAAATGCGTCGGGAAATTCGAGAGGTCCACTTTCCAAAATTTCATTGCACAAAATTTCATTGCACTCAAATTGGCTGGGTTTCACGTTTTTGTTTAGAGTCCGAATATGTCCCCCTAGTATGGGCTGCCGCTCAAATACGGTAATGTGATGATCTAGTTTATCGAGTAGATAAGCTGTGGCCATTCCAGCAGCGCCGCCGCCAATAACTGCAATTCTCATCACGAACTCCTAAATTAACTGATTGAGCGGATATTACTAAAGCGTCTTTAACCGTTGCCGAGAAACACGTCACCAGATAAGCGCTGATACAGTAATGCTCCCGTCCAAAAGGTAGGAGCAAAACCTGGATATCCAGACGAGGCATTGCAGAAGTAAAAGTGATTCAGGGACGTTTTATGGTTCAGCCGCCCCAGCCCCATATTTTGTGGTGTCAAGCTTGAGCCATAGGAATTACCTGCAGGACTCCAACAAAAGCGTTCATTGGTTGTAGGACTGCCTGTGATGTGAAAAACCATATGCTTCCTAAAATTTGGGACATAGTGTTCTTCCACAACATTCAGGATGGAATCAAAAATTTCTTGCTTTTTGCGGTTGTAGGCTTTGTGATCGTTTTCTCGTAATTGCTTGAAGTAGTTGTAATTAGCAACGGTGAGAAATTCAACAATCTGGCAGTCCTCTGGGCAATCATGATTCTCTTCTGTTAACAAAGTGGGTGTGGTAATAGCGAAGCTGGGATTGGAATAGTCGCTATACTCATACATTTGAGCAAAGGCTTCATTGAGATCTACATGCCCCGTATGAGAGAAATTCCATTTTCCAAATCCGTAGTCTCTCAGGTCAAGATCTTTGATGACACAATATGCCATGTAATTCGATGCTGAATAGTCATACCTCAGCTTTCGGCGAATAGATGGGGCAAATTGTGATTCTCCAATCATCTTGGCGGCTTGTTGGGGATCAATATTACAAATCACATTATTGCCCGTGAATTCATGGGTTTGATGGGTAGTTAGATCCATTACCTCAACGCCAGTGACTGTTCGGTCTACGACCCTGAAATTTGTAACTTCATGATTGAGTAGTAACTGTCCTCCGTGTGATTCAAGTACTTTGACTAACGAAGTGATGACATACTCAAAATGCTGGGTTGGGTAAAATGCACCTGCTTGGTAACCTCTGAATAACGCAACCCAGGCGTAGAATGACAGTTGATTTGGAGGTAGCAAAAAATCTGGCCATTGCAGTGCTAATAGAGTTTGAGCAGCTTGAGGCAGCTTGAACCTATCAAATACATCCTGAAGTGTGCTGTTGAGGTATTGGACGGCACAAGATACCTCTTCTATATGCTTTAACAGTTCAATTGGCTTAACAGGAGGCGCAAGTTTTTTTAAGCCTGCACCAGCTTTTTCAACTTCGTTGATGAATTGGCGAATACAATCACTATGGGCAGGAAACAACTTAGATAATCGCTGGATCAATTTGTCTGAGTCCGAGGGAATGTCCAATGCATATCCCGGCATTCGCATATGGTCAAAGCCATCTGGGTCATAACGCTCAAAGGTTACTTCCTGAGCCAACCCTAATTTTTTGAGTACTCGATTCACCGTTTGCCCTTCACCACAGTCCCATACATAATGGAGTTGGGCATTAAATCTATATTTTTTAGCCATTGTAAATGTATGCCCAAAACCTCCTGGATGCTCATGGGCCTCTAACATTCGAACAGTTTTGCCACTTTTTGCTATTAGAGAACCAAAAACCAATGCTGACAAGCCACTGCCTACGATTAGGTAATCTGTTTGCATGCTTGTGGATCCTTACTTGATAGTGAGTAGTAGTGATAGTAGAAGGGAAACCATAACTATTATTGGAATGATGAACTATAACCGTTTCTATAGGTTCTAAATTGCAATATTGAGCCAATTCTTTAAGACTTTTAATTACTTAGAAATCTTAAAGAATATTCCCAATCTTTTTTCAGGGTAAATGTTAATTTTGACTAACCTCCAAGAAATCTATTTATTGCGATTACTTTGAATAGTATGTGTTGAAGATGTAATTCAGTAATTATCTTAATTACCCCTATACTACACAAACTAAAAGAACAAAATTTATTTAAAAAATTGTATATTTAGCAGATAAAGTAAGCTTAATGAGATAACGAAAATTGCCGCAAGAAAATGGTGATTATTAGAATAATGAAAAGTGTTCGCTAAATATCATGGGGCTTTACTATGCATGCTAATTCTGCTCTCCATAGCTTTTGTATAAGTGCTGGTATTGTATATTTCTATCTATGTAGATATTGCATAACTAAAATCAGTAGTAATCGATTGTGATTGAGAGTGTTAGAAAACCATAAATTATACCCTTTAAGTACGATTTTTAATCATCAAATTAACTTCATATTTTTATCTAAATTGCGAATCTAACTCAACTGTAAATCAAAAAACCTTTTGAGTAAATGATTAAAATCTCAATCTAAAAAAACAGGTATTTATTTTTATTTAAGGTTTTTTAGATATATCATAGAGGTCAAAATTTCTAGGTCAGAAGCTTACAAAACTCGTTTTTTTTAGCTTACTTTTATAAAATTTTCTCAGGGTTGCAACAAACAGTTTGAGTAGGCGTTGTTGCATAAATAAAGCTAGTCACAGTATTGGTTTCAGAGCTTAGAGCTGGGGAAAATCTTCGATTTTTATTCATTTTGGACAATCTGGATCGCTGAAACCTTCTCACAGCAAGGATCGATTCATGCAACAAAGCCGTTTGAGTAAATTTTCTGAAGTATTCGGCATAATTTATAGACTTGAATCATAAGCCTTAATTATTGCAATCCTTTAAGAGCTGATTTCTTAAGTCGCTGAAACCCTATAGAAACAGGGATCTAAGAAATCAGTTTGAGTCAGACTTGCAGCTCACCATAATCATTGCATCACAAAGAACGCAGGCGTTTTAAGATTTACTTTAGAAATCAGCTCTAAAAACATTTTTGATTTTCTCTATTTCTTGGTATTCTTTGAGCTACATCTAGCACCTAAAATTTGCTGACCTAAGTATGGGCTGTTGCCATCGAAAAAGAAAATATAGTACCTATATAATATCTTAAAAGATTTAGCCTTGATTACTCATACCATTTTTGAGGCGAATTGATACTTGGAAAGTATCAATAACTTATTTACCATGCTCACAATCTAAGTTGTATTGCTATCTGACATTGCTTTTACTTATAAAGTTTAAGATCAACGACATGGAGTGAATAATTAGAATCTCTAGTAATTAAAAGGCATTAATATCCTGTGAGGAAAGTTATGCAACCTATTCTAGATAAAAAATATAGATTTTTTGTCTCTTTTGTTCCTAATCTATATAAGATATCTTGTAGCAAACTATATTAATAATCCTTAGCCTAAGAGCTGATTTATTAAGTCGCTGAAACCCTCTAGAAACAAGAATTTAAGAACTCACTTTAATCGGGCTTGCAACTGTCATAGTCATTACCACACAGGGGATGTAGGTATTTTAAGATTTACTTTAGAAATCAGCTCTAAGATTTTTATACGTAGTAGGAGACATGCAATGACTGTCTATGCTCAAGAGCTAAAAGCCATAGCCCAATCCATGGTCACCCGAGGTAAAGGTCTGTTAGCAATTGATGAAAGTAATGGCACTTGTAATAATCGCTTTGAAAAACTGGGCATACCAACCACTGAGGAAAATCGCAGAGCCTATCGTGAGCTACTTCTGACCACTCCCAATCTTGCAAATTATATAAGTGGACTTATTCTCTTTGACGAGACGATTCGTCAAACGACTAAGGAGGGGAAGCCCTTTGCCCAAGTGATTGCTAATTTGGGTATGATCCCTGGCATAAAGGTTGATACAGGGGCAAAAGATTTGGCAGGCCATCAAGGCGAGAAGGTGACCGAAGGGTTAGATAATTTGCGAGATCGCATTGCTGAGTACTACAAGATGGGAGCCCGATTTGCTAAGTGGCGTGCTGTGATTACCATCGGGAATAAGATTCCAAGTGATGCTTGCATGTTAGCAAATGCTCATGCCCTAGCTCGGTATGCTGTTTTATGTCAGGAAGGTGGCCTAGTTCCAATCGTTGAGCCTGAGGTCCTTATTGATGGGGAACACACCCTAGAGCAGTCTTTTGAGGTTACTGATCAGACACTGCATTCAGTCTTTAATCAACTTCATACTCAAGGGATTGAGTATGATCAAATGGTGCTCAAACCTAGCATGGTCATTGCAGGCCAAGAAAGTAGTCATCAGTCAAGTATTGATGCAGTTGCAGAGGCAACCGTTAAATGTCTGTTAAAGAATGTGCCTGCAACCGTCACTGGCATAGCCTTCCTTTCAGGGGGTCAAAGCAATGAACAAGCTTCAGCTCATTTAAACCTTATGAATGAACGGTTTTACGATCAATGCCCTTGGCCAATAACCTTCTCCTACGGACGTGCCATTCAGCAACCCGCTCTCGACTATTGGCAGGGGGATAGCAATCGAGTTGCCGAAGCTCAAAAACGGCTGCTTC containing:
- a CDS encoding FAD-dependent oxidoreductase — its product is MRIAVIGGGAAGMATAYLLDKLDHHITVFERQPILGGHIRTLNKNVKPSQFECNEILCNEILESGPLEFPDAFHNFVALMQELEVELVPVNVGSELFLKDSSNFLSDVAIEKNFKGIQRLIEYLRFNSLHVRSAGLWLKTRFTDMDDFYDQSLSRYLKDDSTSNLWLKLLTMYSYSIPFKLINDFPAELAIPMLRDYLAVNWLRVEGGVYTYIEKILKRFKGEVLLDVQIANISRNPDIISIEQSQGEIQEFDKVVFATPPDQVMSLLSDPTDAELRRFSAWQANFVTTTVHTDTSMYDKYGIRQPSEFDFFQTDTRWGYNGCLNQLCGLPASAEHYFLSFQLEEIIAKDKIVHIQKHHTPLYTTESFRYRDEIAATNGENSTYYVGAYLGDGLHEGAITSAMKVADMIG
- a CDS encoding class I SAM-dependent methyltransferase produces the protein MTYSPHHQQKISEQDNIAKTYQRLAKSYDFLGERLLGLILSPFGYFNYRKQAISSMQLQPGDTVIDLCCGTGLNFPLLEKAIGSEGKIIGVDLTAEMLAQAHQRVEENHWNNVELVQANAAEYSFPKGVDGILSTWAITLVPEFDHVIQNGCQALSPGKRWCILDFKKPKNWLSLSAPLLSYPFLRPFGANLKVTDRHPWEPIQQYLPKSIFTELLMGFAYIAVGEKSQKGENYE
- a CDS encoding NAD(P)/FAD-dependent oxidoreductase; amino-acid sequence: MQTDYLIVGSGLSALVFGSLIAKSGKTVRMLEAHEHPGGFGHTFTMAKKYRFNAQLHYVWDCGEGQTVNRVLKKLGLAQEVTFERYDPDGFDHMRMPGYALDIPSDSDKLIQRLSKLFPAHSDCIRQFINEVEKAGAGLKKLAPPVKPIELLKHIEEVSCAVQYLNSTLQDVFDRFKLPQAAQTLLALQWPDFLLPPNQLSFYAWVALFRGYQAGAFYPTQHFEYVITSLVKVLESHGGQLLLNHEVTNFRVVDRTVTGVEVMDLTTHQTHEFTGNNVICNIDPQQAAKMIGESQFAPSIRRKLRYDYSASNYMAYCVIKDLDLRDYGFGKWNFSHTGHVDLNEAFAQMYEYSDYSNPSFAITTPTLLTEENHDCPEDCQIVEFLTVANYNYFKQLRENDHKAYNRKKQEIFDSILNVVEEHYVPNFRKHMVFHITGSPTTNERFCWSPAGNSYGSSLTPQNMGLGRLNHKTSLNHFYFCNASSGYPGFAPTFWTGALLYQRLSGDVFLGNG
- a CDS encoding class I fructose-bisphosphate aldolase, encoding MTVYAQELKAIAQSMVTRGKGLLAIDESNGTCNNRFEKLGIPTTEENRRAYRELLLTTPNLANYISGLILFDETIRQTTKEGKPFAQVIANLGMIPGIKVDTGAKDLAGHQGEKVTEGLDNLRDRIAEYYKMGARFAKWRAVITIGNKIPSDACMLANAHALARYAVLCQEGGLVPIVEPEVLIDGEHTLEQSFEVTDQTLHSVFNQLHTQGIEYDQMVLKPSMVIAGQESSHQSSIDAVAEATVKCLLKNVPATVTGIAFLSGGQSNEQASAHLNLMNERFYDQCPWPITFSYGRAIQQPALDYWQGDSNRVAEAQKRLLHRAKCNSLASLGKYNPDVERELGYG
- the glgP gene encoding alpha-glucan family phosphorylase; this translates as MNSTLKDPVCGMSLQADRALSAFYQEQEIHFCSEFCRYKFFEHPEIYTTALVTSSDEGNRENRKIAYFSMEVAVGSAIPSYSGGLGVLAGDTLKSCADLQVPIVGVSLLYHQGYFEQVLDDWGAQEEKPVQWEPERFLRLLTESITVTIEQRLVRVRAWQYDIVGLSGYTVPLIFLDTRVEENAEFDRTLTDTLYGGDETYRFAQETLLGIGGIRMLETLGYQGIERFHMNEGHASLLVLELLSKQHKGQTSEWDYNSIRSQCVFTTHTPVPAGHDQFQYDLVQSVGEEIVPLNVLQMLAGDDCLNMTVLGLNLSHYVNGVAKRHEEVSQIMFPAQPIHHITNGVHSWTWTCDSFRILFDRYIPGWSKDPAMLRHAIDIPKTEIWQAHIDAKTELLELIKVRTNCSLEMNVMTVGFARRSTSYKRVDLIFSDINRLREITDKIGRLQFVFAGKAHPKDDPGKELIRRIFRVANQLKGEISVVFLQNYDLDLARILVSGVDLWLNTPQRPLEASGTSGMKAAHNGVPSFSVPDGWWIEGYIDGVTGWSVGSREQDASDLESLNQADGEDLYWKIENLIAPMFYRERKRWIDVMRQSIALNASFFNTHRMVQQYVTNAYLSRS